In Doryrhamphus excisus isolate RoL2022-K1 chromosome 7, RoL_Dexc_1.0, whole genome shotgun sequence, one genomic interval encodes:
- the zgc:153993 gene encoding apoptosis regulator BAX — MADRRGTDDDDDEQKVEGAMGGEGAMGGEDVIDDPIIEQGAIVLRGYVIERINADYPSQHISSEDLGGRSSEHQDPQIKEVVEQLLKIADEMNRNAELQRLINQVQGNCAQDIFMKVARSIFADGINWGRVVALFHLAYRLIYKALTTNHLENIRVVTSWVLQVIREQLYYWLVQQGGWEGVISGWSHWRKLTLVASVVLVATFVYFRKTR, encoded by the exons ATGGCTGACAGGAGAGGAacggacgacgacgacgacgagcaGAAAGTTGAAGGTGCCATGGGTGGGGAAGGTGCCATGGGTGGGGAAG ACGTCATTGATGATCCCATCATAGAACAAGGAGCAATAGTCCTCAGAGG GTATGTGATTGAGCGTATAAATGCAGATTATCCCAGTCAACACATTTCTTCTGAGGACTTGGGTGGAAGATCAAGTGAACACCAGGATCCACAAATCAAAGAAGTTGTGGAGCAGCTGCTCAAGATTGCAGATGAGATGAACAGGAATGCTGAGCTTCAACG ATTAATAAACCAGGTTCAAGGTAACTGTGCTCAAGATATTTTCATGAAAGTGGCCAGGAGCATCTTTGCTGACGGCATCAACTGGGGTCGAGTTGTGGCTCTCTTCCATCTAGCATACAGACTCATATACAAG GCACTGACCACAAACCATCTAGAGAACATCAGAGTGGTCACCAGTTGGGTGCTACAAGTTATCAGGGAGCAGCTCTACTATTGGCTTGTTCAGCAAGGAGGCTGG GAAGGTGTCATCAGTGGATGGTCTCACTGGAGGAAATTAACCTTAGTGGCATCCGTGGTTTTGGTAGCAACCTTTGTTTATTTCAGGAAGACACGCTGA
- the LOC131132323 gene encoding uncharacterized protein LOC131132323 produces the protein MEPWELINSQDEGPYAVRTRIGWAINGPLRGGSDGRGKSVCPTVTTNRISVDHLQEMLVKQYNHDFNEKSSEEKIEMSREDIKFMDLMNNTVNLIEDHYCIDLPFRQENPMMPNNRCVAEQRLQSLKRKFNKNGHFKEEYVAFLNDMINKGYAERVPDDQMRQSDGTLWYIPHHGVHHSRKGKLRVVFDCGAVYKGTSLNSQLLQGPDLTSSLIGVLLRFRQEPVAVMADIQAMFHQVRVSVKHVDFLRFLWWPQGDTAQSPVEHRMKVHLFGAVSSPSCANYALRRTADDNAQHFSSDVVNTVKCNFYVDDCLKSMASEEEAVQMVKDLTALCQKGGFNLSKWISNSRKVLMSIAEDSRAKEIMDLDLDTDQLPVERALGLQWCIESDKFKFRTSAKEQPQTRRGILSVVSSLYDPLGFLAPFILPAKLLLQELCRRNLGWDEAIMEFSRKKWSNWLEDLQKVAEFEVDRCFKPREFGDRVVAQLHHFSDASEVGYGTASYLRLQTNGKVYVSFLLGKGRVAPLKQMTIPRLELVAAVLAVRVAKLLQKELQLQLKESVFWTDSTTVLKYIRNETSRFHTFVANRAAYIREATDVDQWRYVSSKENPADEASRGMRAEDFLKNRRWIIGPEFLWRPKEEWPKLEVDLDGVPVDDPEVKRNLMVNAVIKIQENATTSLISYFSSWTKLKTAVAWFLKIKMILKILCRKRMEFSAVPCQRVEGRMQSFKVTLKGQSLTPEDYDKAEKAIVQYEQRERFKVEIASLKNGFKTVSKESSLYKLDPIMDDGMLRVGGRLNKAALPAESKHPLILSKDLHVSTLILRHIHHQLGHAGRNHMLSRLRQKYWITNANSAARKIISDCVVCRRDRGKLLEQKMADLPEERVLPDKAPFTDVGVDYFGPIEVKKGRSLLKRYGVLFTCLTSRAVHLEVAYALDTNSCINAVRRFICRRGPVLTLRSDNGTNFVGANRELKESLDAVNHVRIQKVLVQDGIEWRFNTPSASHQGGIWERLIRSVKRVFTSVLQQQSLDDEGLQTIFCEVEAILNSRPITKVSDDPDDLEALTPNHILTLKGKPIMPPGLFDSNDLYLRKRRDKSGQGQEGVSPPETSSLWQMLRLQEDHG, from the exons ATGGAGCCTTGGGAGCTGATAAACAGCCAGGATGAAGGGCCCTATGCAGTAAGGACCAGGATTGGTTGGGCCATTAATGGTCCACTGCGCGGTGGATCTGACGGTAGGGGTAAGAGTGTCTGTCCTACTGTAACAACAAACCGAATCTCTGTTGATCATCTGCAAGAAATGCTGGTTAAGCAATACAATCATGACTTTAATGAGAAATCATCAGAGGAGAAGATTGAAATGTCCAGAGAAGACATCAAGTTCATGGATCTTATGAACAATACCGTAAACTTAATAGAAGACCACTATTGCATCGACTTACCTTTCAGACAGGAAAATCCCATGATGCCAAACAATCGCTGTGTTGCAGAACAGCGCCTCCAGAGCCTGAAAAGAAAGTTCaataaaaatggacattttaagGAGGAATATGTTGCATTCCTGAATGACATGATCAATAAAGGATATGCAGAAAGGGTACCTGATGaccaaatgagacaaagtgatgGAACGCTTTGGTACATCCCCCATCACGGTGTCCACCATTCAAGGAAAGGTAAACTGAGAGTTGTGTTTGACTGTGGAGCTGTGTATAAAGGAACATCTTTGAACAGCCAGCTCTTGCAGGGTCCCGATCTTACCAGCTCTCTCATTGGAGTCCTCCTCCGATTTCGGCAAGAACCTGTGGCAGTAATGGCAGACATCCAAGCCATGTTTCATCAAGTTCGTGTCTCAGTCAAGCATGTTGACTTTCTCCGCTTCCTCTGGTGGCCTCAGGGAGATACTGCACAGTCTCCAGTAGAACATCGAATGAAAGTACATCTGTTTGGGGCTGTATCATCACCAAGTTGCGCAAATTATGCTTTGCGGAGAACAGCAGATGATAATGCACAACATTTCTCTTCTGATGTAGTGAACACAGTCAAATGCAACTTTTATGTGGATGATTGTTTGAAATCCATGGCATCGGAAGAAGAGGCAGTGCAAATGGTAAAGGATTTGACTGCGCTTTGTCAGAAAGGAGGATTCAATCTTTCCAAGTGGATCAGCAACAGCCGCAAAGTGCTAATGTCAATTGCAGAGGACAGCAGAGCAAAGGAGAtcatggacttggacttggatacAGACCAACTTCCAGTAGAGCGAGCACTGGGACTACAGTGGTGCATTGAATCTGACAAATTCAAATTCAGGACGTCTGCAAAAGAACAGCCACAGACCAGAAGAGGTATTCTGTCAGTGGTCAGCTCATTGTATGACCCTTTGGGATTTTTAGCTCCATTCATTTTACCAGCCAAGTTGCTTCTCCAGGAACTATGTCGGAGGAACCTGGGCTGGGATGAAGCCATAATGGAGTTCTCCCGTAAGAAATGGTCCAACTGGCTTGAAGATCTTCAAAAGGTAGCAGAGTTTGAGGTGGATCGCTGTTTCAAGCCCAGAGAATTTGGAGACCGCGTCGTTGCACAGCTTCATCACTTTTCCGATGCAAGTGAGGTTGGATATGGAACAGCATCCTACTTGAGACTACAAACTAATGGTAAagtttatgtttcatttctcTTGGGAAAAGGTAGAGTTGCTCCACTCAAGCAGATGACAATTCCTCGCTTGGAACTCGTAGCTGCAGTTCTTGCTGTTAGGGTTGCTAAGCTGCTGCAAAAGGAGTTGCAGCTTCAACTGAAGGAATCCGTTTTTTGGACTGACAGCACGACAGTCCTTAAATACATACGGAATGAAACCAGCCGATTCCACACCTTTGTGGCAAACAGAGCAGCTTACATCCGAGAAGCAACTGATGTGGATCAGTGGAGGTATGTGAGCTCTAAAGAGAATCCAGCAGATGAAGCCTCTAGAGGAATGAGAGCTGAGGATTTCCTAAAAAACAGGAGGTGGATAATTGGACCAGAGTTTCTCTGGAGGCCAAAAGAGGAATGGCCTAAATTGGAGGTGGATCTTGATGGAGTTCCTGTAGATGATCCAGAGGTTAAAAGGAACCTGATGGTGAATGCTGTTATCAAGATCCAGGAAAATGCCACAACCAGCTTAATCAGTTACTTTTCCAGTTGGACGAAGCTAAAAACTGCAGTTGCTTGGTTTTTAAAGATCAAGATGATTCTCAAGATTCTGTGCAGGAAGAGGATGGAATTTTCTGCTGTTCCATGTCAAAGGGTTGAAGGAAGAATGCAGAGTTTCAAGGTCACACTCAAAGGACAGAGTTTGACGCCCGAGGATTATGACAAAGCAGAGAAAGCAATTGTGCAATATGAACAAAGAGAGAGGTTCAAGGTTGAAATTGCCTCACTGAAGAACGGGTTTAAAACAGTTTCTAAAGAGAGCTCATTGTACAAATTGGACCCAATAATGGATGATGGGATGCTCAGAGTGGGCGGCCGGTTGAATAAAGCAGCACTGCCAGCAGAGTCCAAACATCCACTTATCTTGTCCAAAGACCTGCATGTATCCACTCTTATTCTCCGGCACATACACCATCAGTTGGGACATGCCGGAAGAAATCACATGCTATCCAGATTGAGGCAGAAGTACTGGATTACTAATGCAAACTCTGCTGCCAGAAAAATCATATCGGACTGTGTTGTATGCAGACGTGACAGAGGAAAGCTTCTTGAACAGAAGATGGCAGACTTGCCTGAGGAGAGAGTGTTGCCTGACAAAGCTCCTTTTACGGACGTTGGGGTGGACTATTTTGGCCCAATTGAAGTAAAAAAAGGCAGAAGTCTTTTGAAAAGATATGGAGTGCTTTTCACATGTTTGACCAGCCGTGCTGTTCACTTGGAAGTAGCATATGCACTGGATACAAATTCTTGTATCAATGCAGTTCGCAGGTTCATCTGCAGACGAGGACCTGTCCTAACTCTCAGGTCTGATAATGGCACAAACTTTGTTGGAGCTAACCGGGAGCTGAAGGAGAGTTTGGATGCTGTGAACCATGTCAGAATTCAAAAGGTTCTGGTCCAGGATGGCATAGAATGGAGGTTTAATACCCCCTCCGCTTCTCATCAAGGGGGTATTTGGGAACGCTTGATCCGTTCAGTAAAAAGGGTTTTCACCTCAGTTTTGCAACAGCAAAGCCTGGATGATGAAGGGCTCCAAACAATTTTTTGTGAGGTTGAGGCAATATTAAATAGCAGACCCATCACAAAGGTTTCCGACGACCCGGATGACCTTGAAGCACTCACTCCCAATCACATCCTGACGTTGAAAGGCAAACCTATCATGCCACCAGGACTATTTGACTCAAATGATCTGTACCTCAGAAAAAG GAGAGACAAAAGTGGACAAGGCCAAGAAGGAGTCTCACCACCGGAGACATCGTCCTTGTGGCAGATGCTGCGGCTCCAAGAGGATCATGGATGA